In the Diprion similis isolate iyDipSimi1 chromosome 2, iyDipSimi1.1, whole genome shotgun sequence genome, one interval contains:
- the LOC124415977 gene encoding solute carrier family 2, facilitated glucose transporter member 10-like isoform X3 — translation MSDDEDTAILLNGGNQAADVPENKPVVDDYQCIPVKNLRKPIPKQKDNLTPLTSRNQDLLVSIVAFWAGTSFGYDMGIAKPTASAIKDEFNLSCFEQETVVNVWFVGALLGALSGGILIDSFGRRWTMILTLALLTFGSLLSALSNHYTLLLCARIICGYTGTASAIAQCIYMSEVSESNKRGYNITLHQFGTAAGLLLSVIAGANKSTNYQWRIAMGVTAVPALVTCAIIIIFLHRSPPFLLLQRNQHVARKTVKNPWNNVLEMFFIMAVMLILQQGTGRRQVLFYAPRLFALLGICSNVAQTTALVALGIVKVFSTILSLVVVERCGRRTALITSATICMTAVSLLSLLATFDRGDDTLDSMNSNCINTINVNMGNDNLRTGNGIPMGSPPPFPLLPTPLAMIAPSPETWTQVKASCETQNIVTSEGLNGGLRILAVITLLVYEAAYALGLGPVPFLTLSEVFPATVRGKCVSFSIVILWIANIVATELVTKMIKSMTLAGSYLLYSFMCLVTIFYVFLLIPETKGKSLHQIAQELRKMSLSTRVCNNLRSLPIVCHIDWIKKYSEKTVNGQSTLI, via the exons ATGAGTGACGACGAGGACACAGCAATATTGCTGAATGGTGGGAACCAAGCGGCCGATGTACCAGAAAATAAGCCAGTGGTTGACGATTATCAGTGTATTCCAGTGAAAAATCTAAGAAAACCAATTCCAAAACAAAAGGACAATCTAACACCTTTGACGTCAAGGAATCAAGACCTTCTTGTATCAATCGTTGCCTTTTGGGCCGGTACATCCTTTGGCTATGACATGGGTATAGCCAAGCCCACAGCATCTGCGATCAAAGATGAATTCAACTTAAGTTGTTTTGAGCAGGAGACTGTAGTTAACGTCTGGTTCGTTGGGGCACTTCTTGGTGCTCTGTCCGGGG GTATCTTGATAGACAGTTTTGGCCGGCGTTGGACAATGATTCTCACTCTAGCACTTTTAACGTTTGGTTCCCTGCTATCCGCATTGTCCAATCATTACACTCTTCTATTATGTGCTCGCATAATATGTGGGTATACAGGGACTGCTTCAGCCATTGCACAATGTATTTACATGTCAGAAGTATCAGAATCTAATAAACGTGGTTACAACATTACGTTACATCAATTTGGCACTGCGGCTGGTTTGTTACTTTCCGTAATAGCAGGTGCAAATAAGAGCACCAATTATCAATGGAGAATCGCGATGGGCGTAACAGCTGTACCTGCATTGGTGACGTGTgctatcatcatcatcttcttGCATAGATCTCCACCGTTTTTATTGCTACAACGTAATCAACATGTAGCGagaaaaacggtaaaaaatccGTGGAACAATGTTTTGGAGATGTTTTTCATTATGGCAGTTATGTTGATTCTCCAACAAGGAACTGGTAGACGCCAGGTCTTGTTTTATGCGCCTAGACTATTTGCATTGCTGGGAATTTGCTCCA ATGTAGCACAGACAACTGCACTGGTAGCTCTTGGGATCGTGAAAGTATTTAGTACCATACTTTCATTGGTCGTTGTGGAAAGATGCGGTCGTCGGACTGCTCTAATAACATCTGCGACTATCTGCATGACGGCTGTATCGCTGTTGTCATTGCTTGCAACATTTGATAGAGGCGACGATACTTTAGACAGTATGAACTCCAACTGTATCAACACAATCAATGTTAACATGGGTAACGACAATTTGAGGACTGGAAATGGTATTCCTATGGGATCGCCACCACCATTCCCTCTTTTGCCAACACCATTAGCTATGATTGCCCCCAGTCCAGAAACTTGGACCCAAGTGAAAGCGTCTTGTGAg actcaaaataTAGTTACATCTGAAGGGCTGAATGGTGGATTACGTATATTGGCAGTCATAACTCTCTTGGTTTATGAGGCAGCTTATGCGCTGGGGCTTGGTCCAGTACCATTCTTGACACTTAGTGAAGTCTTCCCAGCAACGGTACGAGGGAAGTGTGTTAGCTTTTCAATAGTCATTCTATGGATTGCGAATATTGTTGCTACAGAATTGGTTACAAAAATGATAA AATCGATGACTTTGGCAGGTTCTTATTTATTGTACAGTTTTATGTGTCTCGTCACCATATTCTACGTTTTCTTGTTAATACCGGAGACAAAAGGAAAGTCATTGCATCAGATTGCGCAAGAGTTACGTAAAATGTCTCTCTCAACTCGTGTTTGCAATAATCTACGTAGTCTACCTATTGTCTGTCATATCGATTGGATAAAAAAGTACAGTGAGAAAACTGTTAATGGACAAAGTACACTTATTTGA
- the LOC124415977 gene encoding solute carrier family 2, facilitated glucose transporter member 10-like isoform X1 — translation MSKNVVNKTDCSKLCLHIDKCRLNLRSEKMSDDEDTAILLNGGNQAADVPENKPVVDDYQCIPVKNLRKPIPKQKDNLTPLTSRNQDLLVSIVAFWAGTSFGYDMGIAKPTASAIKDEFNLSCFEQETVVNVWFVGALLGALSGGILIDSFGRRWTMILTLALLTFGSLLSALSNHYTLLLCARIICGYTGTASAIAQCIYMSEVSESNKRGYNITLHQFGTAAGLLLSVIAGANKSTNYQWRIAMGVTAVPALVTCAIIIIFLHRSPPFLLLQRNQHVARKTVKNPWNNVLEMFFIMAVMLILQQGTGRRQVLFYAPRLFALLGICSNVAQTTALVALGIVKVFSTILSLVVVERCGRRTALITSATICMTAVSLLSLLATFDRGDDTLDSMNSNCINTINVNMGNDNLRTGNGIPMGSPPPFPLLPTPLAMIAPSPETWTQVKASCETQNIVTSEGLNGGLRILAVITLLVYEAAYALGLGPVPFLTLSEVFPATVRGKCVSFSIVILWIANIVATELVTKMIKSMTLAGSYLLYSFMCLVTIFYVFLLIPETKGKSLHQIAQELRKMSLSTRVCNNLRSLPIVCHIDWIKKYSEKTVNGQSTLI, via the exons atgtcaaaaaatgttgtaaaCAAAACCGATTGCTCGAAGCTTTGT TTGCACATCGATAAGTGTAGACTTAATTTGAGAAGCGAAAAAATGAGTGACGACGAGGACACAGCAATATTGCTGAATGGTGGGAACCAAGCGGCCGATGTACCAGAAAATAAGCCAGTGGTTGACGATTATCAGTGTATTCCAGTGAAAAATCTAAGAAAACCAATTCCAAAACAAAAGGACAATCTAACACCTTTGACGTCAAGGAATCAAGACCTTCTTGTATCAATCGTTGCCTTTTGGGCCGGTACATCCTTTGGCTATGACATGGGTATAGCCAAGCCCACAGCATCTGCGATCAAAGATGAATTCAACTTAAGTTGTTTTGAGCAGGAGACTGTAGTTAACGTCTGGTTCGTTGGGGCACTTCTTGGTGCTCTGTCCGGGG GTATCTTGATAGACAGTTTTGGCCGGCGTTGGACAATGATTCTCACTCTAGCACTTTTAACGTTTGGTTCCCTGCTATCCGCATTGTCCAATCATTACACTCTTCTATTATGTGCTCGCATAATATGTGGGTATACAGGGACTGCTTCAGCCATTGCACAATGTATTTACATGTCAGAAGTATCAGAATCTAATAAACGTGGTTACAACATTACGTTACATCAATTTGGCACTGCGGCTGGTTTGTTACTTTCCGTAATAGCAGGTGCAAATAAGAGCACCAATTATCAATGGAGAATCGCGATGGGCGTAACAGCTGTACCTGCATTGGTGACGTGTgctatcatcatcatcttcttGCATAGATCTCCACCGTTTTTATTGCTACAACGTAATCAACATGTAGCGagaaaaacggtaaaaaatccGTGGAACAATGTTTTGGAGATGTTTTTCATTATGGCAGTTATGTTGATTCTCCAACAAGGAACTGGTAGACGCCAGGTCTTGTTTTATGCGCCTAGACTATTTGCATTGCTGGGAATTTGCTCCA ATGTAGCACAGACAACTGCACTGGTAGCTCTTGGGATCGTGAAAGTATTTAGTACCATACTTTCATTGGTCGTTGTGGAAAGATGCGGTCGTCGGACTGCTCTAATAACATCTGCGACTATCTGCATGACGGCTGTATCGCTGTTGTCATTGCTTGCAACATTTGATAGAGGCGACGATACTTTAGACAGTATGAACTCCAACTGTATCAACACAATCAATGTTAACATGGGTAACGACAATTTGAGGACTGGAAATGGTATTCCTATGGGATCGCCACCACCATTCCCTCTTTTGCCAACACCATTAGCTATGATTGCCCCCAGTCCAGAAACTTGGACCCAAGTGAAAGCGTCTTGTGAg actcaaaataTAGTTACATCTGAAGGGCTGAATGGTGGATTACGTATATTGGCAGTCATAACTCTCTTGGTTTATGAGGCAGCTTATGCGCTGGGGCTTGGTCCAGTACCATTCTTGACACTTAGTGAAGTCTTCCCAGCAACGGTACGAGGGAAGTGTGTTAGCTTTTCAATAGTCATTCTATGGATTGCGAATATTGTTGCTACAGAATTGGTTACAAAAATGATAA AATCGATGACTTTGGCAGGTTCTTATTTATTGTACAGTTTTATGTGTCTCGTCACCATATTCTACGTTTTCTTGTTAATACCGGAGACAAAAGGAAAGTCATTGCATCAGATTGCGCAAGAGTTACGTAAAATGTCTCTCTCAACTCGTGTTTGCAATAATCTACGTAGTCTACCTATTGTCTGTCATATCGATTGGATAAAAAAGTACAGTGAGAAAACTGTTAATGGACAAAGTACACTTATTTGA
- the LOC124415977 gene encoding solute carrier family 2, facilitated glucose transporter member 10-like isoform X2: MSKNVVNKTDCSKLCIILNLRSEKMSDDEDTAILLNGGNQAADVPENKPVVDDYQCIPVKNLRKPIPKQKDNLTPLTSRNQDLLVSIVAFWAGTSFGYDMGIAKPTASAIKDEFNLSCFEQETVVNVWFVGALLGALSGGILIDSFGRRWTMILTLALLTFGSLLSALSNHYTLLLCARIICGYTGTASAIAQCIYMSEVSESNKRGYNITLHQFGTAAGLLLSVIAGANKSTNYQWRIAMGVTAVPALVTCAIIIIFLHRSPPFLLLQRNQHVARKTVKNPWNNVLEMFFIMAVMLILQQGTGRRQVLFYAPRLFALLGICSNVAQTTALVALGIVKVFSTILSLVVVERCGRRTALITSATICMTAVSLLSLLATFDRGDDTLDSMNSNCINTINVNMGNDNLRTGNGIPMGSPPPFPLLPTPLAMIAPSPETWTQVKASCETQNIVTSEGLNGGLRILAVITLLVYEAAYALGLGPVPFLTLSEVFPATVRGKCVSFSIVILWIANIVATELVTKMIKSMTLAGSYLLYSFMCLVTIFYVFLLIPETKGKSLHQIAQELRKMSLSTRVCNNLRSLPIVCHIDWIKKYSEKTVNGQSTLI, translated from the exons atgtcaaaaaatgttgtaaaCAAAACCGATTGCTCGAAGCTTTGTATAAT ACTTAATTTGAGAAGCGAAAAAATGAGTGACGACGAGGACACAGCAATATTGCTGAATGGTGGGAACCAAGCGGCCGATGTACCAGAAAATAAGCCAGTGGTTGACGATTATCAGTGTATTCCAGTGAAAAATCTAAGAAAACCAATTCCAAAACAAAAGGACAATCTAACACCTTTGACGTCAAGGAATCAAGACCTTCTTGTATCAATCGTTGCCTTTTGGGCCGGTACATCCTTTGGCTATGACATGGGTATAGCCAAGCCCACAGCATCTGCGATCAAAGATGAATTCAACTTAAGTTGTTTTGAGCAGGAGACTGTAGTTAACGTCTGGTTCGTTGGGGCACTTCTTGGTGCTCTGTCCGGGG GTATCTTGATAGACAGTTTTGGCCGGCGTTGGACAATGATTCTCACTCTAGCACTTTTAACGTTTGGTTCCCTGCTATCCGCATTGTCCAATCATTACACTCTTCTATTATGTGCTCGCATAATATGTGGGTATACAGGGACTGCTTCAGCCATTGCACAATGTATTTACATGTCAGAAGTATCAGAATCTAATAAACGTGGTTACAACATTACGTTACATCAATTTGGCACTGCGGCTGGTTTGTTACTTTCCGTAATAGCAGGTGCAAATAAGAGCACCAATTATCAATGGAGAATCGCGATGGGCGTAACAGCTGTACCTGCATTGGTGACGTGTgctatcatcatcatcttcttGCATAGATCTCCACCGTTTTTATTGCTACAACGTAATCAACATGTAGCGagaaaaacggtaaaaaatccGTGGAACAATGTTTTGGAGATGTTTTTCATTATGGCAGTTATGTTGATTCTCCAACAAGGAACTGGTAGACGCCAGGTCTTGTTTTATGCGCCTAGACTATTTGCATTGCTGGGAATTTGCTCCA ATGTAGCACAGACAACTGCACTGGTAGCTCTTGGGATCGTGAAAGTATTTAGTACCATACTTTCATTGGTCGTTGTGGAAAGATGCGGTCGTCGGACTGCTCTAATAACATCTGCGACTATCTGCATGACGGCTGTATCGCTGTTGTCATTGCTTGCAACATTTGATAGAGGCGACGATACTTTAGACAGTATGAACTCCAACTGTATCAACACAATCAATGTTAACATGGGTAACGACAATTTGAGGACTGGAAATGGTATTCCTATGGGATCGCCACCACCATTCCCTCTTTTGCCAACACCATTAGCTATGATTGCCCCCAGTCCAGAAACTTGGACCCAAGTGAAAGCGTCTTGTGAg actcaaaataTAGTTACATCTGAAGGGCTGAATGGTGGATTACGTATATTGGCAGTCATAACTCTCTTGGTTTATGAGGCAGCTTATGCGCTGGGGCTTGGTCCAGTACCATTCTTGACACTTAGTGAAGTCTTCCCAGCAACGGTACGAGGGAAGTGTGTTAGCTTTTCAATAGTCATTCTATGGATTGCGAATATTGTTGCTACAGAATTGGTTACAAAAATGATAA AATCGATGACTTTGGCAGGTTCTTATTTATTGTACAGTTTTATGTGTCTCGTCACCATATTCTACGTTTTCTTGTTAATACCGGAGACAAAAGGAAAGTCATTGCATCAGATTGCGCAAGAGTTACGTAAAATGTCTCTCTCAACTCGTGTTTGCAATAATCTACGTAGTCTACCTATTGTCTGTCATATCGATTGGATAAAAAAGTACAGTGAGAAAACTGTTAATGGACAAAGTACACTTATTTGA
- the LOC124415978 gene encoding minor histocompatibility antigen H13, whose product MADVANEIVGQAVENLTENANTTETRIPATPEGMAIAYGSLVVMAILPIFFGSYRSVKHHKEQQKQFAESGEKPETMTQKDAAIFPFIASGALVGLYVFFQIFSKEYINLLLTGYFFFLGVLALCHLMSPLISSLVPAAIPKTQYHIHFTEGEDDDVEDIIDYKFNLHDIVCLICCSLVGAWYLLKKHWIANNLFGIAFAINGVELLHLNNVVTGCILLCGLFVYDIFWVFGTNVMVTVAKSFEAPIKLVFPQDLLERGLGGSNYAMLGLGDIVVPGIFIALLLRFDHSLSRKSNTYFYATFFAYFMGLLATMLVMHLFKHAQPALLYLVPACLGTPLLLALVKGDLKALFSYEDHPSEAPSKTSETQTEVKKDK is encoded by the exons ATGGCAGACGTAGCTAACGAAATTGTGGGACAGGCTGTTGAGAATTTAACAGAAAATGCAAATACAACTGAGACGCGAATACCAGCCACTCCCGAGGGAATGGCAATCGCCTACGGAAGCCTCGTCGTCATGGCAATTTTACCTATTTTCTTCGGAAGTTATAGATCCGTGAAGCACCATAAGGAGCAGCAG aAACAATTTGCAGAGAGCGGTGAAAAACCAGAGACCATGACCCAGAAGGATGCAGCAATCTTTCCTTTCATTGCAAGCGGAGCTTTAGTTGGTCTCTATGTATTTTTCCAG ATATTTTCTAAAGAGTACATCAACCTGCTATTGACTGgttacttcttttttcttggagTCTTGGCGCTGTGTCATCTTATGAG CCCATTAATTTCGTCTCTAGTACCAGCTGCAATTCCGAAGACTCAGTATCACATTCACTTCACTGAAGGCGAGGATGATGATGTCGAAGATATAATAGACTACAAATTCAATCTCCATGACATTGTTTGTCTAATATGCTGTTCGCTAGTGGGTGCTTGGTACTTGTTAAAAAAG CACTGGATTGCAAATAACCTTTTTGGTATCGCATTTGCTATAAACGGAGTAGAGCTTTTACATCTAAATAATGTTGTAACTGGTTGTATTTTGCTCTGCGGCCTGTTTGTTTATGACATTTTTTGGGTGTTTGGTACAAATGTGATGGTTACAGTTGCCAAGTCCTTTGAGGCACCaattaaacttgtttttccgcaagACTTACTAGAACGAGGTCTTGGTGGAAGCAATTATGCCATGTTAGGTCTAGGCGACATTGTCGTACCAGGCATATTTATTGCCCTGTTACTTCGGTTCGACCATAGTTTAAGTAGAAAATCAAATACATATTTCTACGCAACATTCTTTGCTTACTTCATGGGGTTATTAGCCACAATGTTGGTCATGCATTTGTTCAAACACGCGCAACCTGCACTACTGTACTTAGTTCCTGCATGTCTGGGAACGCCGTTGCTGCTCGCACTGGTTAAAGGAGaccttaaggcactattttc GTATGAAGATCATCCATCGGAAGCCCCAAGTAAGACATCAGAAACTCAAACTGAAGTCAAGAAAGATAAATAA
- the LOC124415982 gene encoding proteasome subunit beta type-2-like yields the protein MECLIGIQFKDFVLVAADMTNANSIMVMKNDEQKIHKISDKLVMAVSGESGDTTQFSEYIGKNIQLYKMRNGYELSPKAAASFTRRNLADYLRTRTPYFVNLLMAGYDDATGPELYFIDYLASCVKVPYAAHGYGGFFSLAIMDRYHNRDLSEPEAYELLKKCVREIQKRLIVNLPNFKVQKISRAGITDLEPITAKNLAIEDAARA from the exons ATGGAGTGTTTAATCGGAATACAGTTTAAAGATTTTGTACTAGTCGCTGCAGACATGACAAATGCTAATTCTATTATGGTCATGAAAAATG atgaGCAAAAGATTCATAAAATCTCTGACAAACTTGTGATGGCTGTGTCTGGAGAATCCGGGGATACCACCCAATTTTCGGAATACatcggaaaaaatattcaactgtACAAGATGAGAAATGGATATGAATTATCGCCGAAAGCTGCTGCAAGTTTCACTAGAAGAAATTTAGCTGACTACCTGCGTACTAGGACTCCATATTTTGTCAATTTACTAATGGCAGGATATGATGATGCGACTGGACCAGAATTGTATTTCATTGATTATTTAGCATCTTGTGTTAAAGTGCCTTACGCCGCTCACGGTTATGGTGGCTTCTTTTCTTTGGCAATTATGGACAGATATCACAATCGTG atctgTCTGAGCCAGAAGCttatgaattattgaaaaaatgtgttcgggaaattcaaaaacgttTGATCGTTAATTTACCTAATTTCAAGGTACAAAAAATATCGCGTGCAGGAATTACGGATTTGGAGCCAATTACCGCCAAAAATTTGGCCATCGAAGATGCAGCTAGAGCCTGA